The following proteins are encoded in a genomic region of Lycium ferocissimum isolate CSIRO_LF1 unplaced genomic scaffold, AGI_CSIRO_Lferr_CH_V1 ctg1397, whole genome shotgun sequence:
- the LOC132042192 gene encoding probable F-box protein At1g65740, which translates to MPDWSELQHELLILIVRRLNLIEDYLNFGTVCKSWHSVATKDNFNSDLPRVPWLMLAEEKDDNTCRKFFSLYNGMILKKRIPKASGKRCMESMGWLITVGKDEGEISLLHPFSGVQIQLPHQNTTEHYEIIKTEEPWTFIKKAVLSANPSHTSDYVLMVIEGHYQFLSFWRPGDLLWTRIRKPINFRHISDVVYFSGHFYVVDYSGCVQVCDVSGSEPTKSYIIAQVAPWLDGKYYILESLGSLFVVVQDGVNIRYVKDDPERFSPCEDDEKKTSYTYGTRNFLVFQIDLDACKATPTRDLGDRAFFLGANASLSVQASQFPGIKPNHIYFTDNCLDAYIHFEEGGGLNMGVFNIADGSIQPHYEGVSLSRVCPPIWVTPTLC; encoded by the coding sequence ATGCCTGATTGGTCGGAACTTCAACATGAACTGCTGATTCTAATAGTTAGACGTTTAAATTTGATTGAAGACTACCTTAATTTCGGGACTGTCTGCAAATCGTGGCACTCTGTGGCCACCAAGGACAATTTTAACAGTGACCTGCCTAGGGTTCCATGGCTAATGCTAGCTGAGGAAAAGGATGATAACACCTGTAGGAAATTCTTCAGTCTCTATAATGGCATGATTTTGAAGAAGCGGATTCCTAAAGCCAGTGGAAAACGATGTATGGAGTCTATGGGATGGCTTATCACAGTCGGAAAAGACGAGGGTGAAATCAGTTTACTACATCCTTTCTCCGGTGTTCAGATTCAATTGCCGCATCAAAATACCACCGAACATTATGAAATCATCAAGACTGAGGAGCCATGGACCTTTATCAAGAAAGCAGTTCTGTCAGCCAATCCTTCTCATACATCTGACTATGTTCTCATGGTCATTGAGGGACACTACCAGTTCCTTAGTTTCTGGAGACCAGGAGATTTGTTATGGACCAGGATTAGGAAACCAATCAATTTCCGACATATTAGTGATGTGGTATACTTCAGTGGTCACTTTTATGTGGTCGATTATAGCGGCTGCGTCCAAGTTTGTGATGTCTCTGGCTCTGAACCCACTAAAAGTTATATCATAGCGCAGGTAGCACCATGGCTTGATGGTAAGTACTACATCCTAGAATCACTAGGATCATTATTTGTAGTTGTGCAAGATGGTGTTAATATAAGGTACGTCAAAGATGATCCCGAAAGGTTCTCCCCATGTGAAGATGATGAGAAGAAGACATCGTACACGTACGGGACAAGAAATTTTCTAGTTTTCCAGATCGATTTAGATGCTTGTAAAGCTACGCCAACCAGGGATTTAGGGGACAGAGCTTTTTTCCTGGGTGCTAATGCTTCTCTTTCAGTCCAAGCTTCTCAATTTCCGGGAATCAAGCCCAATCATATTTATTTTACAGATAATTGTTTAGATGCATACATCCATTTTGAAGAAGGAGGGGGCTTGAACATGGGGGTGTTCAACATAGCAGATGGAAGTATCCAGCCGCATTATGAGGGTGTTTCCCTCAGTCGTGTTTGTCCTCCAATTTGGGTCACACCAACTCTCTGTTAA